The genomic stretch ACGAAGCAACCCGCCAAATTCAAGAAGTCAGCGAAGCCTTCGCCCGAGCCCACGAACTGGGCATGTTCACTGTGCTGTGGTGCTACTTGCGTAACTCAGGTTTCAAAGTTGATGGCGTGGACTACCACGCCTCAGCCGACCTCACCGCCCAAGCCAACCACCTTGGAGTAACCATCGAAGCGGACATCATTAAACAAAAGTTGCCCGAAAACAACGGCGGCTACAACGCGCTCGACGGTTTTGGTAAAACCCATGCTGCGGTGTACAGCGACCTCACCACCGACCACCCGATTGACCTTTGCCGCTGGCAAGTAGCGAACTGTTACATGGGGCGCATTGGTTTGATCAACAGTGGGGGAGCGTCCTCCGGGGCCAGCGACCTGGCCGAAGCGGTAACCACCGCCGTGGTAAACAAGCGAGCAGGCGGCACCGGTTTGATCAGCGGGCGTAAAGCGTTCCAACGGCCTCGAGCCGAAGGCGTGGAGTTACTCAACGCTATTCAAGACGTCTATTTGGATGACTCCATCACCCTGGCTTAGGCCAAGACCTTTTGGGGTGTGACCTGAAAGACAGAACTTTGTTCCGCTATGGTCACCCCTCGCCGTTGACGGGGTTATGGTGGCGGCGTTCGTTAACTAATGATTCAAAAGACTTTCAGCAACGAAGCTGGAAATGGAGGAAATAACGTGACCGAAACGGCAACGGAGCCGACGGTTCCTGCAGTTGACCGGGTAATCATTCGCTTCGCTGGCGACTCTGGCGATGGCATGCAACTCACCGGCGATCGCTTCACTAGTGCCAGTGCTATGCACGGCAACGATTTAGCTACTTTCCCCGATTACCCGGCAGAGATTCGTGCCCCCGCTGGCACCTTGGCCGGAGTATCGGCTTTTCAAGTACAGATTTCTGATCATGACATCATGACTCCCGGGGATGCTCCCGATGTAATGGTGGCCATGAACCCGGCAGCTTTAAAGTCTGACCTTCATCGGTTAGCTCCTGGCGGCACGGTGATTATTAATCGAGATACTTTCGAAGAACGCAACTTGACCAAGGCCGGCTACGACTATAACCCCTTAGAAGAAGGCGATGACTTGAAGGGTTGTCGAGTTATTTCGGTGCCTATGACCTCGCTTACCAAAGAGGCTTGTAAAGAACTTGGGGTTAAGCCTCGAGATGCTGACCGGTCAAAAAACTTTTTCGCCTTGGGCCTCGTCTCTTGGATGTACAGCCGCCCCGTGGAACCAACCATGGACTGGATCGATGCCAAGTTTGGCGGCCGCGACTTGATCGTTGCTGCTAACAAAGCAGCATTTTCTGCTGGCCACATTTATGGCGAGACCGCTGAGCTAGGTGACCAACGGGTCATCGTAAAAGCAGCTCCGTTGGAGTCGGGGACTTACACCAACGTCAACGGCAACACGTCGTTGTCGTGGGGTTTGGTGGCGGCTGGCCAACTGGCAAACTTGCCTATTTTCTTGGGTACCTACCCCATCACCCCGGCCACGGACATTTTGCATGAGTTGGCTAAACACAAGTCTTTTGGGGTAACTACTTTTCAAGCAGAGGATGAAATCGCCGGTATCGGCGCTGCTTTAGGGGCCTCTTTTGGCGGCCACCTGGGGATTACCTCAACAAGCGGGCCCGGTGTGGCCTTGAAGTCTGAAACCATGGGTTTGGCATTATCGCTAGAACTTCCGTTGGTTATTGTCAGCATTCAACGAGGTGGACCATCAACCGGTTTGCCCACCAAGACAGAGGCAGCTGACCTTCTGATGGCCATGTATGGTCGTCACGGTGAATCGCCGATTCCTATCGTGGCGCCACGCACCCCGTCGGATTGTTTTAACGCCGCTATTGAGGCATGCCGGATCGCTTTGACCCATCGGACTCCTGTCATGTTGCTTTCTGATGGCTATCTCGCCAACGGGTCTGAACCATGGCGTTTGCCTGATGTTGACGATCTTGAACCTATTGAGGTCACTTACACCACCGAGTTCAACCATAAAAATGCGGACGGCGAAGACGAATATTGGCCATATTTGCGTGACGAAAAATTGGTTCGGTCGATGGCGATCCCTGGCACCCCTGACCTGATGCATCGCATTGGGGGAATCGAAAAAGAAGATGGCTCGGGCAACATTAGTTATGACCCCACCAATCACGCCAAAATGGTGGAAATTCGTGCGGAGCGTATACGCCGCATAGAGGTGCCCGATGTAGAAGTAGTCGGTGATGTAGATGCCGATGTACTCATCTTGGGTTGGGGCTCCACTTGGGGTGCTATCACCAGTGCCTTGGGCCGCTTGCGCGGCGAGGGTCACAAGATTGCTCACGCCCATTTGACCCACCTCAATCCGTTTCCAGCCAATCTCGGTGAAGTGCTTAAAGGTCGTACCCACGTGTTGATTCCAGAAATGAATTTGGGTCAACTTAGTTTGATGATTCGCGCCGAGTTCTTGGTAGATGCGCAGTCCATCAGCAAAGTGTCAGGCCAGCCTTTCACTGCGGGAGAACTTGAAACAACCATATTAGAAACGATGAACGGGGAGGCCAAGCAATGACCGCCACCATGAACAACGAAGTTGTTCCAGAGACCAAACGCGCTGATTGGCAAAGCGATCAAGAGGTGCGTTGGTGCCCGGGTTGCGGCGATTATTCAATCCTCACCGCTTTGCAACTTTTGATGCCGGAACTCGGAGTACGCCGAGAGAACACGGTATTCATTTCGGGCATTGGTTGTGCTGCTCGGTTGCCTTATTACATGAACACTTATGGCATGCATAGCATTCATGGTCGAGCACCCGCTATTGCTACTGGCTTAGCTATGGCTCGCCCAGAACTTGATGTGTGGGTTATCGGTGGCGACGGCGACATGTTGTCCATTGGCGGCAACCATTTGATTCACGCTTTGCGACGCAACATCAACATCAACATCTTGTTGTTCAATAATCAGATTTATGGCTTGACCAAAGGTCAGTTCTCGCCCACTAGCGAAACCGGCAAGGTCACTAAGTCATCTCCAGTTGGTCTTATTGCCGAACCCTTTAACCCCGTAAGTTTGGCTTTGGGCGCTGAAGCAA from Acidimicrobiia bacterium encodes the following:
- a CDS encoding class I fructose-bisphosphate aldolase, with the translated sequence MDTASLLGDNAAYLLDHVATGIKAADLTQPGPDYVSEAFGPSDRSPQVMRNLQSLYDHGRLGGSGYVSILPVDQGIEHSAAASFAPNPEYFDPANIVELAIDGGCNAVASTYGVLASVSRRYAHRIPFIVKINHNEMLTYPNKFDQVMYGSVDQAFDLGAAGVGATIYFGSDEATRQIQEVSEAFARAHELGMFTVLWCYLRNSGFKVDGVDYHASADLTAQANHLGVTIEADIIKQKLPENNGGYNALDGFGKTHAAVYSDLTTDHPIDLCRWQVANCYMGRIGLINSGGASSGASDLAEAVTTAVVNKRAGGTGLISGRKAFQRPRAEGVELLNAIQDVYLDDSITLA
- a CDS encoding 2-oxoacid:acceptor oxidoreductase subunit alpha, with the translated sequence MIQKTFSNEAGNGGNNVTETATEPTVPAVDRVIIRFAGDSGDGMQLTGDRFTSASAMHGNDLATFPDYPAEIRAPAGTLAGVSAFQVQISDHDIMTPGDAPDVMVAMNPAALKSDLHRLAPGGTVIINRDTFEERNLTKAGYDYNPLEEGDDLKGCRVISVPMTSLTKEACKELGVKPRDADRSKNFFALGLVSWMYSRPVEPTMDWIDAKFGGRDLIVAANKAAFSAGHIYGETAELGDQRVIVKAAPLESGTYTNVNGNTSLSWGLVAAGQLANLPIFLGTYPITPATDILHELAKHKSFGVTTFQAEDEIAGIGAALGASFGGHLGITSTSGPGVALKSETMGLALSLELPLVIVSIQRGGPSTGLPTKTEAADLLMAMYGRHGESPIPIVAPRTPSDCFNAAIEACRIALTHRTPVMLLSDGYLANGSEPWRLPDVDDLEPIEVTYTTEFNHKNADGEDEYWPYLRDEKLVRSMAIPGTPDLMHRIGGIEKEDGSGNISYDPTNHAKMVEIRAERIRRIEVPDVEVVGDVDADVLILGWGSTWGAITSALGRLRGEGHKIAHAHLTHLNPFPANLGEVLKGRTHVLIPEMNLGQLSLMIRAEFLVDAQSISKVSGQPFTAGELETTILETMNGEAKQ
- a CDS encoding 2-oxoacid:ferredoxin oxidoreductase subunit beta yields the protein MTATMNNEVVPETKRADWQSDQEVRWCPGCGDYSILTALQLLMPELGVRRENTVFISGIGCAARLPYYMNTYGMHSIHGRAPAIATGLAMARPELDVWVIGGDGDMLSIGGNHLIHALRRNININILLFNNQIYGLTKGQFSPTSETGKVTKSSPVGLIAEPFNPVSLALGAEASFVARTHDMDRKHMQEMFRRAYEHDGASLVEVYQNCNVFNDGAFSTITKKDVRDDMLIDLRHGERIQFGSEGQYGVVSCDGGVEIANVADVGLDALLVHDETRQDPSTAFALSRLAAGPTTPTPVGVFRAAKRAEYGAAMATQVAAVAAESGKGDIASLLRSQPTWEV